The following are encoded in a window of Phocoena phocoena chromosome 2, mPhoPho1.1, whole genome shotgun sequence genomic DNA:
- the CIAO2A gene encoding cytosolic iron-sulfur assembly component 2A isoform X2: MERVSGLLSWTLSRVLWLSGLFERGAARQPRIMEEKALEVYDLIRTIRDPEKPNTLEELEVVTESCVEVQEINEEDYLVIIRFTPTVPHCSLATLIVGNLHF; this comes from the exons ATGGAGCGGGTGTCCGGACTGCTCTCCTGGACGCTGAGCAGAGTCCTGTGGCTGTCGGGCCTCTTTGAGCGGGGAGCTGCCCGGCAGCCCCGGATCATGGAAGAGAAAGCGCTAGAAGTTTATG ATTTGATTCGAACTATCCGGGACCCAGAGAAACCCAATACTTTAGAAGAACTGGAAGTGGTAACGGAAAGTTGTGTGGAGGTTCAGGAGATAAATGAAGAAGACTATTTGGTTATTATCAGGTTCACGCCAACAGTACCTCATTGCTCTTTGGCGACTCTTATTG ttGGAAATCTACATTTCTGA
- the CIAO2A gene encoding cytosolic iron-sulfur assembly component 2A isoform X1, with protein MERVSGLLSWTLSRVLWLSGLFERGAARQPRIMEEKALEVYDLIRTIRDPEKPNTLEELEVVTESCVEVQEINEEDYLVIIRFTPTVPHCSLATLIGLCLRVKLQRCLPFKHKLEIYISEGTHSTEEDINKQINDKERVAAAMENPNLREIVEQCVLEPD; from the exons ATGGAGCGGGTGTCCGGACTGCTCTCCTGGACGCTGAGCAGAGTCCTGTGGCTGTCGGGCCTCTTTGAGCGGGGAGCTGCCCGGCAGCCCCGGATCATGGAAGAGAAAGCGCTAGAAGTTTATG ATTTGATTCGAACTATCCGGGACCCAGAGAAACCCAATACTTTAGAAGAACTGGAAGTGGTAACGGAAAGTTGTGTGGAGGTTCAGGAGATAAATGAAGAAGACTATTTGGTTATTATCAGGTTCACGCCAACAGTACCTCATTGCTCTTTGGCGACTCTTATTG GGCTGTGCTTAAGAGTTAAACTTCAGCGGTGTTTACCGTTTAAACATAAG ttGGAAATCTACATTTCTGAAGGAACCCACTCAACGGAGGAAGATA TCAACAAGCAGATAAATGACAAAGAACGAGTGGCAGCTGCAATGGAGAACCCCAACTTACGGGAAATCGTGGAACAGTGTGTCCTTGAACCTGACTAA